A window of Leptospira hartskeerlii contains these coding sequences:
- a CDS encoding helix-turn-helix domain-containing protein: MSPVGMGSHSYYNPEIWFQILWAITQFGTALGILMSLGQLVMEKKSALNRLLALIFLILGLIQGSFLLLVSGLYVEFPRISLIQFPLIASVGPILFGIHNVSQDRDSEEISYLGLEQKHLILPCLVWAAYFLAVLLLPQDWILEKISIFLRETGWNEGEVLLSSPILILIFYIFLILKGSSDLLRWEILQEEWTARILAFMVISTFLNLGFGAVYLSSKSPIFLLACSSMMGISLCLAYLIGHKRPEFFQAFQEVSQATRQKYARSLLSGVNRHALRDSLTQLMEKEKLYRDEKLGLADLADELALSTHQVSELINQELGKNFSAFVNDYRIREACELLQKEPERSILDIAFEVGFATKSSFHRAFQKHTGKTPSEFRGS, from the coding sequence ATGTCTCCAGTCGGAATGGGAAGTCATAGTTACTACAACCCGGAGATTTGGTTCCAAATCCTTTGGGCAATCACCCAGTTCGGGACTGCGCTAGGAATTCTAATGTCTCTTGGGCAGCTTGTTATGGAGAAAAAGTCAGCTCTAAACAGGCTTTTGGCCCTGATTTTCCTGATTTTGGGCCTGATACAAGGGAGCTTTTTACTCTTAGTTTCCGGTTTATATGTAGAATTTCCCAGGATCTCTCTTATCCAATTCCCACTGATCGCATCCGTAGGCCCGATCCTATTTGGGATCCATAACGTAAGCCAGGATAGAGATTCGGAAGAAATCTCTTATTTGGGATTAGAGCAGAAACATCTAATTCTGCCTTGCCTAGTATGGGCTGCATATTTTCTGGCAGTGCTACTTCTTCCCCAAGATTGGATCTTGGAAAAAATTTCCATTTTCTTAAGAGAAACTGGATGGAATGAGGGAGAGGTCTTACTTTCTTCCCCGATCTTGATCCTGATCTTTTATATTTTTCTGATCTTAAAAGGAAGTTCGGACCTTCTACGGTGGGAGATACTACAAGAAGAATGGACTGCTAGGATCTTGGCATTCATGGTAATTTCCACATTCTTGAATCTTGGATTCGGTGCGGTTTACCTATCTAGCAAGTCACCCATTTTCCTTCTCGCCTGCTCCTCAATGATGGGGATAAGCCTTTGTCTCGCATATCTAATCGGACACAAACGCCCGGAATTCTTCCAGGCATTCCAAGAAGTGAGCCAAGCCACCAGACAAAAATATGCACGTTCTCTACTCTCCGGAGTAAATAGACATGCACTCAGAGACAGCTTAACCCAACTGATGGAAAAAGAAAAATTATATAGAGATGAGAAATTGGGACTCGCAGATCTCGCAGACGAACTTGCACTTTCCACTCACCAGGTTTCAGAACTGATTAACCAAGAGCTTGGAAAAAATTTTTCCGCTTTTGTAAATGATTATAGGATCCGAGAAGCATGCGAACTTCTCCAAAAAGAACCGGAGAGATCTATTTTGGACATAGCATTCGAAGTTGGATTTGCCACCAAGTCCTCCTTTCATAGAGCATTCCAAAAGCATACAGGCAAAACTCCTTCCGAATTCAGAGGAAGCTAA
- a CDS encoding Ig-like domain-containing protein, protein MNLKNRKISNVYKGIKLAILSVLWAGVLGCSPEKLKGFAMSDIFDLGFFSGGRIFDSNPNLQPPYNSVDNDTAVLPVDFGSSNPQATLFINSTENVDRYKELEIRFSHPMNKTTVEQSFAIIGASGNLTGPTPGGEFYWMSNQKLRFNPYRELKPGETYTLTINPNAATIGGATLEDYTITFRTGLDYSLTNKITQGSQYTLNGTNDMTFDQSAALTLASTYVNPIVGENYIQSVLLKKIGANTAQDICTTPPCSMSAPISLNLNTSQVPPTVGGNTYYYEIATTNGKTFRKYFSFNYGKLENANNVLPYVANGVMDEAQMLPFLGKAIQKYTTGAFKVKDSTGVPRTFQEFLLGMPDFPKKKFYDNGAWNIGEACMRQDAKMSGNANEAAFKAFEYIPVFGSKSGGGAGQGYCYVRHPDCVTDNGPPYHPKKRASGVSRDDWWNIYNANNCGQNQNNANYPAACKNLFHWGEAAWSLCHYPTDAKSYKNGGYTSTVFSAFGRPDGDIGSAGDDTLDCAFPACFFDSYHIEKIAPGPFSKYSAILNVASGGIADGSAAITLDVYVTDMRLPKTVICGSNNATHGCAAGTGTQLGNVVADLKVNPGSGAVAPGLGLDLKSRYTEVDLLVVSRFEDWYGAFNGPGALLVFRTTAKLNWDPAVEGTLNPAGYDWNNVKLSKPRLALARARNNMTVTSDGLINMTVRTPFTVNDDYFPDNPSVANILANTNNFFIRPWANPLHMTLAGLYPGEDTSDFMYTEPMTYIHGSESFNTIIEALVGRSELSNMANLTVDQVKQIITQYMLRDIVQRIAPNVLNSVIADLRDTGVTITLPSYLPAPLGNFPLTVKFKLNTDAAIKHDGTNKGLVTSLDFAFTSNYNPAGGLRTQSGKTGMVTTRTWTAANPPPSTYQFSQSAANPGFLISMHTDTISQAAFHLWQRRGLDIVLNKAFIDGMNAFAGADPLFALTTSFLKASPLVTILVPGRNKLQGLNGSNAIAPPVKSYDDIDMVMSPIHAPNVKFKPMTSAGIPKMRLYFTEMQLQIIAKKPTSCTGLLDDELTDCQADTRANGYQQTLGTVRISFAADADFRFKMFSNPTNNPALANLNALQVILDPVNNMDYAVEVLEGQAYNPFGLDPDGIKSVISPLVTTLVIPMVNSIMKEIPMPPDITFPKLINPAGNASCAISAKSDKVQFFTLSSPQVADPYLLGGMRFVGQAVTDPASLIVCP, encoded by the coding sequence ATGAATTTGAAAAATAGAAAAATTTCTAATGTCTATAAAGGAATCAAACTCGCGATCCTTTCTGTTTTGTGGGCAGGCGTTTTAGGATGTAGCCCTGAAAAATTGAAAGGATTTGCAATGTCGGATATTTTCGACCTAGGATTCTTTTCCGGAGGAAGAATATTCGATTCGAATCCGAATCTTCAGCCTCCTTACAACAGTGTGGACAATGATACTGCTGTTCTTCCTGTAGATTTCGGTTCCTCCAATCCTCAGGCAACCTTATTCATCAACTCCACTGAAAACGTGGACAGATACAAAGAGTTGGAAATCCGTTTTTCACACCCAATGAATAAGACTACAGTAGAGCAAAGTTTCGCTATTATCGGCGCTTCTGGAAATTTAACTGGGCCGACTCCAGGTGGAGAATTCTACTGGATGAGTAACCAGAAGCTTCGCTTTAACCCATATAGGGAGTTAAAGCCTGGAGAAACTTATACTCTTACAATTAATCCGAATGCTGCTACCATAGGTGGAGCGACTCTGGAAGATTATACGATCACTTTCAGAACTGGACTGGATTATAGTCTTACAAATAAGATTACCCAAGGCAGCCAATATACTCTGAACGGCACGAATGATATGACATTCGATCAGTCTGCAGCGTTAACGTTGGCTTCAACTTATGTAAATCCAATAGTCGGTGAAAATTATATCCAATCTGTTCTTTTGAAGAAGATCGGTGCAAATACTGCTCAGGATATTTGTACGACTCCTCCTTGCTCGATGAGCGCACCTATTTCTCTCAACTTGAATACTTCTCAAGTTCCTCCTACTGTTGGTGGGAATACCTACTACTATGAGATCGCCACTACGAATGGAAAGACTTTCCGTAAGTATTTCAGCTTTAACTACGGTAAATTGGAGAATGCAAATAACGTTCTTCCTTACGTAGCTAACGGTGTGATGGACGAGGCGCAAATGCTTCCATTCTTAGGGAAAGCAATCCAGAAATATACTACCGGTGCCTTCAAAGTGAAGGATTCAACCGGAGTTCCTCGTACTTTCCAAGAATTCTTATTAGGAATGCCTGATTTTCCTAAGAAAAAGTTCTACGATAACGGGGCCTGGAACATCGGCGAAGCTTGTATGAGACAAGACGCTAAGATGTCGGGTAATGCGAACGAAGCTGCATTCAAGGCCTTTGAATATATTCCTGTATTTGGTTCTAAATCCGGCGGCGGTGCAGGTCAGGGATATTGTTATGTGAGACACCCTGACTGTGTTACGGATAACGGACCTCCTTATCACCCTAAAAAAAGAGCAAGCGGCGTAAGCAGGGACGATTGGTGGAATATTTATAATGCCAATAACTGCGGGCAAAATCAGAATAATGCAAATTATCCTGCGGCTTGTAAAAACCTATTCCATTGGGGAGAGGCAGCTTGGAGTCTTTGCCATTATCCTACAGACGCAAAATCTTATAAAAACGGCGGTTATACTTCTACGGTGTTTTCTGCATTCGGTAGACCGGACGGAGATATAGGTTCTGCAGGAGACGACACGTTAGACTGCGCATTCCCAGCTTGTTTCTTCGATTCTTATCATATCGAAAAAATCGCTCCGGGACCATTCTCTAAATACAGCGCTATCTTAAATGTGGCTTCCGGTGGGATTGCAGATGGAAGCGCAGCGATTACCTTGGATGTATATGTTACGGACATGAGACTTCCTAAGACAGTTATTTGCGGATCAAATAATGCAACTCATGGTTGTGCTGCAGGAACAGGGACCCAATTAGGAAACGTTGTTGCTGACCTAAAAGTAAATCCTGGCTCCGGGGCGGTCGCTCCTGGATTGGGTCTGGATCTAAAATCCAGATACACTGAAGTGGATCTTCTCGTAGTCTCTCGTTTCGAAGACTGGTATGGAGCATTCAATGGACCGGGTGCGTTACTTGTGTTCAGAACCACTGCTAAACTGAACTGGGATCCTGCAGTCGAAGGAACTTTAAACCCAGCAGGTTACGATTGGAACAACGTAAAACTTTCCAAACCTCGTTTGGCATTAGCTCGTGCACGTAATAATATGACTGTGACTTCAGACGGTTTGATCAATATGACCGTTAGGACCCCATTCACAGTTAACGACGATTACTTCCCAGATAATCCGAGTGTTGCAAATATTCTTGCGAATACGAATAACTTCTTCATTCGCCCGTGGGCAAACCCTTTACATATGACTTTAGCAGGTTTATATCCTGGGGAAGATACTTCAGACTTCATGTATACGGAGCCTATGACCTACATTCATGGTAGTGAAAGTTTCAACACTATTATTGAGGCACTCGTAGGTAGATCAGAATTGAGTAATATGGCGAACTTAACTGTGGACCAGGTGAAGCAGATCATCACTCAATACATGCTCAGAGATATCGTGCAAAGGATCGCTCCAAACGTTCTGAACTCTGTGATCGCCGACTTAAGAGATACAGGAGTGACCATCACTTTACCAAGTTATCTTCCTGCTCCTCTTGGGAATTTCCCATTAACTGTGAAATTTAAACTGAATACTGACGCAGCTATCAAACATGACGGAACCAATAAGGGTCTTGTGACTTCTTTGGATTTTGCATTCACCAGTAATTATAACCCTGCAGGTGGACTTAGAACCCAATCGGGTAAAACCGGAATGGTTACAACCAGAACTTGGACCGCGGCGAATCCGCCTCCTTCTACTTATCAGTTCAGTCAATCTGCTGCGAACCCTGGGTTCTTGATCTCAATGCACACTGACACAATCTCTCAGGCTGCATTCCATTTATGGCAGAGAAGGGGATTGGATATTGTATTGAATAAGGCATTCATTGATGGAATGAACGCTTTCGCGGGAGCAGATCCTCTCTTTGCGTTGACCACTTCTTTCTTAAAAGCTTCTCCTTTGGTTACAATCCTTGTGCCAGGAAGAAACAAGTTACAAGGATTGAACGGATCCAATGCGATTGCACCTCCTGTAAAATCTTATGATGATATCGATATGGTGATGTCTCCAATCCATGCGCCTAACGTGAAGTTCAAACCTATGACTTCCGCAGGAATACCTAAGATGAGATTGTATTTTACTGAAATGCAATTGCAGATCATCGCTAAGAAACCTACTTCTTGCACCGGTCTCTTAGATGACGAACTCACGGATTGCCAAGCGGATACAAGAGCGAACGGTTACCAACAAACTCTTGGAACAGTTAGGATCAGTTTTGCTGCGGATGCGGACTTCCGTTTCAAAATGTTCTCTAACCCTACCAATAATCCTGCACTTGCTAACTTAAACGCACTTCAGGTGATCTTGGATCCAGTGAATAATATGGATTATGCGGTAGAAGTTTTGGAAGGACAAGCTTACAATCCGTTCGGCTTGGATCCTGATGGTATCAAGTCCGTGATCTCTCCGTTAGTCACCACTTTGGTGATCCCAATGGTAAACAGTATTATGAAAGAGATCCCAATGCCTCCGGATATCACTTTCCCTAAATTGATCAACCCTGCAGGAAACGCATCCTGCGCGATCAGTGCGAAGAGTGATAAGGTACAATTTTTCACCTTGAGTTCTCCTCAAGTTGCAGATCCGTATCTGTTAGGAGGAATGAGATTTGTAGGACAAGCTGTAACAGATCCTGCATCTCTGATTGTCTGCCCTTAA
- a CDS encoding DMT family transporter, which yields MQENRLRTYLEFQVSQIIISGNVLFAQVLSYSPSLITWGRTLFAASLLGFVLWFRKRPFFFPTKRENWISFSLGVLLAFHWVTFFASAQEATIAVAVLTLFTHPVWTVLLEPLFFPSKIRSLDLGLAVLVLFGMWILVPSFDLENKYLLGVGLGLSSAWAMAFRNILTKKYLSGHGSTQVIFHQTAVTCIVLSPVLFFEDLFITPKDWGLVILLGVFFTAVGHTFYIKSVFKMKVKTAGLLSTVQPVYSAILAWAILQEVPRKEEFIGGALILFAAALESFRYRKKTE from the coding sequence ATGCAGGAAAACAGACTTAGGACCTATCTTGAATTTCAAGTTTCCCAAATTATAATTAGTGGAAACGTTTTGTTTGCTCAGGTTCTTTCGTATTCACCTTCTTTAATCACCTGGGGAAGAACATTATTCGCCGCTAGTCTATTGGGTTTCGTTCTTTGGTTCAGAAAGAGACCGTTCTTCTTTCCTACTAAAAGAGAAAATTGGATCTCCTTTTCTTTAGGAGTGCTTCTCGCATTTCACTGGGTTACTTTCTTTGCATCCGCACAAGAAGCTACTATCGCAGTGGCAGTGCTTACCCTATTCACTCATCCAGTCTGGACAGTATTACTTGAACCTTTATTCTTCCCTTCTAAGATCAGAAGTCTGGATCTGGGACTTGCAGTTCTAGTTCTTTTTGGAATGTGGATCTTAGTTCCAAGTTTCGATCTTGAAAACAAATATCTTCTGGGTGTGGGACTTGGACTTTCCTCTGCCTGGGCAATGGCGTTCAGAAACATTCTCACTAAAAAATATCTTTCCGGTCATGGATCCACACAAGTGATATTCCATCAAACTGCTGTTACATGTATTGTTTTAAGTCCTGTCTTATTCTTTGAAGATCTATTTATCACTCCCAAGGATTGGGGACTAGTCATTCTGTTAGGAGTATTCTTCACAGCGGTAGGACATACATTCTATATCAAGTCTGTGTTCAAAATGAAAGTCAAAACAGCGGGATTATTATCCACTGTGCAACCTGTATATTCTGCCATTCTTGCCTGGGCAATTTTGCAAGAAGTTCCCAGAAAAGAAGAATTCATAGGTGGAGCGCTGATCCTATTTGCCGCCGCCCTCGAATCTTTTAGATACAGAAAAAAAACGGAATAG
- a CDS encoding putative solute-binding protein — protein sequence MKKFLILSVIILGTWMSVGVGAAETVDRSMCVFDPSGAHGDVFKAAQRYQAQALTWGIRLDLKAYTDEVVANSDFKAGKCNMALLTSLRVRSYVHESGSIEAIGALPSYDLLRKTIEALSNPKVRELNTDGEYETMAMFPGGAVYLLLRDKNLKDIKDLAGRKIATLTYDQAATTMVDIVGASMVPAEIATFAGIFNNGRADACYSPAIGIKPLELMKGISPNGGIVRFPIGQLTFQIVARHKDFAEGFGNNSRAWAATQFDAMLSLTKKAEQEIPAKYWIEVPKDLQKNYFEKFREVRIRLRDKKVYHPTILKLMKRVRCSADKEATECADNLE from the coding sequence ATGAAAAAGTTTCTCATTCTATCGGTAATCATTCTTGGGACTTGGATGTCCGTAGGTGTGGGAGCAGCGGAGACGGTGGATCGATCCATGTGTGTATTCGATCCTTCCGGGGCGCACGGAGACGTGTTTAAAGCGGCACAAAGATACCAAGCGCAAGCTTTAACATGGGGAATTCGTCTGGATCTGAAGGCTTATACTGACGAAGTAGTGGCAAACTCCGACTTCAAAGCTGGAAAATGTAATATGGCACTTCTAACTTCTCTTAGAGTAAGAAGTTATGTGCATGAATCTGGATCCATCGAAGCGATCGGTGCATTGCCAAGTTATGACCTTCTCCGAAAAACAATCGAAGCATTATCAAATCCTAAAGTAAGAGAGCTGAACACTGACGGAGAATACGAGACCATGGCTATGTTCCCTGGTGGCGCGGTTTATCTTTTATTAAGAGACAAGAACCTGAAAGATATCAAGGACTTGGCCGGTAGAAAGATCGCTACTTTAACTTACGACCAGGCTGCCACAACTATGGTGGATATCGTAGGAGCTTCTATGGTTCCCGCAGAGATCGCAACTTTTGCCGGTATCTTCAATAACGGAAGAGCGGACGCTTGTTATTCTCCTGCGATAGGGATCAAACCTTTGGAACTTATGAAAGGAATTTCACCGAACGGTGGTATAGTTCGTTTTCCGATCGGGCAGTTGACCTTTCAAATCGTGGCTCGCCACAAGGATTTTGCAGAAGGTTTCGGAAATAATTCCAGAGCGTGGGCGGCGACCCAGTTTGACGCTATGCTTTCTCTGACCAAAAAGGCAGAGCAGGAAATTCCTGCAAAATATTGGATAGAAGTTCCGAAAGATCTTCAAAAGAATTATTTCGAAAAATTCAGAGAAGTCAGGATCAGGCTGAGAGACAAAAAAGTATATCATCCTACCATTCTGAAATTAATGAAAAGGGTTCGTTGCAGCGCTGATAAAGAAGCGACTGAGTGTGCGGATAACCTGGAATAA
- a CDS encoding fatty acid desaturase, whose protein sequence is MIAITERPTVQVPTKLYTRLSQKEKSKKIMKWIRFRDKKLRGKFEFLKHQDELGLAITLGSAAGMILFAGLYMAGMIPAWTCIVANAVLASILHEVEHDLIHNLYYKDNLKIQNFMFWTVWIFRGNTVSPWYRRMIHTLHHKVSGHKEDIEERLIGNGMKFGLKRFITMMDGNMSFLFQSHILRREAPKFKRSEITRSSWPYLVIYFHLWYNFLFINLFYIGNELLGNPVEIPAWLDTVRHFLNISAVVYTIPNWIRQTSIQIVSSNMHYYGDVKGLHDQTQVLDRWFLFPLHLFCFNFGSTHGIHHFVVNQPFYLRQAVAPFVHPAMKRYGIRFNDFGSIFRANRLGEKETLAAA, encoded by the coding sequence ATGATCGCAATTACAGAAAGACCGACCGTCCAAGTTCCAACTAAACTTTATACTAGATTGTCCCAAAAGGAAAAGAGTAAGAAGATCATGAAATGGATCCGATTCCGGGACAAAAAACTTCGTGGCAAATTTGAATTTTTAAAACACCAAGACGAGTTAGGTCTTGCGATCACCTTGGGTTCCGCTGCGGGGATGATTTTATTTGCGGGGCTTTATATGGCGGGGATGATTCCTGCTTGGACATGTATCGTAGCAAACGCTGTGCTCGCCTCAATTCTACATGAAGTCGAACACGACTTAATTCATAATTTATATTATAAAGATAATCTAAAGATCCAAAACTTCATGTTTTGGACTGTATGGATCTTTCGCGGAAACACTGTCAGTCCTTGGTACAGAAGAATGATCCATACTCTTCACCATAAGGTTTCAGGTCATAAAGAAGATATAGAAGAACGTCTGATCGGAAATGGAATGAAGTTCGGATTAAAACGTTTTATCACCATGATGGACGGGAATATGTCTTTCTTATTTCAATCACATATCCTACGTAGAGAAGCTCCGAAATTTAAAAGAAGTGAGATCACTCGTTCCAGTTGGCCTTACCTTGTGATCTATTTTCATCTCTGGTACAATTTTTTATTCATAAATCTTTTCTATATCGGAAACGAATTATTAGGAAATCCTGTAGAAATCCCTGCTTGGTTGGATACTGTCCGACATTTTCTGAATATTTCAGCAGTGGTTTATACAATTCCAAATTGGATCAGACAAACAAGTATCCAGATTGTTTCTTCCAATATGCATTATTACGGGGATGTAAAGGGACTTCATGACCAAACCCAAGTTTTGGATCGTTGGTTCTTATTCCCTCTTCATCTATTCTGTTTTAATTTTGGAAGCACTCATGGGATCCATCACTTTGTAGTGAACCAGCCTTTTTATCTCAGGCAAGCGGTCGCTCCTTTTGTTCACCCTGCAATGAAACGTTACGGGATCAGATTTAACGATTTCGGAAGTATTTTCAGGGCGAATCGTTTGGGAGAAAAGGAAACCTTAGCTGCGGCGTAA
- a CDS encoding BTAD domain-containing putative transcriptional regulator: MTYYQLSCYLVVTVLVYRTIHNLVLYFRNRKQAYLLYFALLQVAYGGYLFCFIQTINVDNPEKALIWERMENAIAAIFATFIVLFVNNYKKLFSRDFILLYVFMYLILAGILLQDPNAYTMSVAHPKHFPSLGIVIYETDQPTIMQFIFLSGIMMIVWTVIKVMNQFRKNRFRNHFLFYGLVLFFASLIADILVASDLLGIPYTSHFSFLILMFCVDSFLTVNKSEREVRMEFKESVSKWLTKPETSSFGSQAKNISGEAPESKSLKEKGRNPKKLSVRAMGPLELDLDGKKIPAAEYSSKKKLLKLIKLLLVRFGKGVHKEELLENLWPGMSEKNALNSLHALLFRLRKILGNPEAVVFAEDRLFFHSDLVEADFVEFEKKFETAGKLLRNKKEEEAVQSYREAQELYTGDFFEFDLYFPESELKREYLRKNLIEIYRILCEYSQKAGDANSLLSDSESWIRLDDLDERAWRFHFESLQSLDRKNEALRKFEDMKKILKKELGVEPDQETVSLIEKIRVTSPVS; this comes from the coding sequence ATGACGTATTACCAGCTTTCATGTTACTTGGTGGTGACTGTATTAGTCTACCGTACGATTCATAATTTAGTTTTATATTTTAGAAATCGGAAACAAGCGTACCTTCTTTACTTTGCATTATTGCAAGTTGCGTATGGCGGTTATCTATTCTGTTTTATCCAAACCATTAACGTAGATAATCCTGAAAAAGCTTTGATCTGGGAAAGGATGGAGAATGCGATAGCAGCAATATTCGCTACGTTTATCGTGCTCTTCGTAAATAATTATAAAAAACTTTTCAGCAGAGATTTCATTCTTCTATACGTGTTCATGTACCTTATCCTTGCGGGAATACTCTTACAGGATCCAAACGCTTATACGATGAGTGTCGCTCATCCGAAACATTTCCCTTCTTTAGGCATAGTCATCTACGAAACAGATCAACCTACGATTATGCAGTTTATCTTCCTTTCCGGGATTATGATGATCGTATGGACAGTGATAAAGGTGATGAATCAGTTTCGTAAGAACAGATTCAGGAACCATTTCCTATTTTACGGATTGGTATTGTTCTTCGCGAGTTTGATCGCAGATATATTGGTCGCGAGCGATTTGCTTGGCATCCCATATACTTCTCATTTTAGTTTTTTGATCCTTATGTTCTGCGTGGATAGCTTCCTCACAGTGAATAAGTCTGAAAGGGAAGTCCGGATGGAATTCAAGGAATCAGTTTCCAAATGGCTTACCAAGCCGGAGACTTCTTCTTTCGGATCACAAGCAAAGAACATTAGTGGAGAAGCCCCTGAATCCAAGTCTCTCAAAGAGAAAGGCCGTAATCCTAAAAAGCTGAGCGTTAGAGCTATGGGCCCATTAGAATTGGATCTGGATGGGAAGAAGATCCCAGCAGCTGAATATTCTAGTAAGAAAAAACTTCTCAAACTCATCAAACTTCTGTTAGTTCGTTTCGGCAAAGGTGTTCATAAAGAAGAATTATTAGAGAATCTCTGGCCGGGGATGTCTGAGAAAAATGCTCTAAATAGTTTACACGCTCTACTTTTCCGTCTTCGTAAAATTTTAGGAAACCCGGAGGCGGTCGTATTCGCAGAGGATAGACTATTCTTCCATTCCGATCTAGTAGAAGCGGACTTTGTAGAATTTGAGAAAAAATTCGAGACTGCTGGGAAGTTGCTTCGTAACAAAAAAGAAGAAGAAGCGGTGCAATCTTATCGTGAAGCGCAGGAGCTGTATACCGGAGACTTCTTCGAATTCGATCTGTATTTCCCTGAATCGGAACTAAAACGTGAATATTTACGTAAGAACCTGATCGAGATTTATAGAATTCTATGCGAATATTCTCAAAAAGCAGGAGATGCAAATTCTCTACTTTCCGATTCGGAAAGCTGGATACGTTTAGATGATCTGGATGAAAGAGCCTGGAGATTTCACTTCGAATCTTTACAATCTTTAGATCGTAAGAATGAAGCTTTGCGTAAATTCGAGGATATGAAGAAGATCCTGAAAAAAGAATTAGGTGTGGAACCTGACCAAGAGACAGTTTCACTCATTGAAAAGATCCGTGTTACTTCTCCAGTGAGCTAA